In Microbacterium enclense, one genomic interval encodes:
- a CDS encoding zinc ribbon domain-containing protein, translating into MPTYSYACKQCGHRFDAVQSFSDAALTECPECGGDLRKQYGSIGVTFNGSGFYRTDSRGSSSTGSSSTGSSSGGSSSSTSASGGGSSTTSSSSTSTASSSSS; encoded by the coding sequence ATGCCCACCTACTCGTATGCCTGCAAACAGTGCGGACACCGTTTCGACGCCGTGCAGTCCTTCTCCGACGCCGCCCTCACCGAGTGCCCCGAGTGCGGAGGCGACCTTCGCAAGCAGTACGGCTCCATCGGTGTGACCTTCAACGGCTCGGGCTTCTACCGCACCGACTCACGGGGTTCGTCGAGCACCGGTTCGTCGAGCACCGGTTCGTCCAGCGGTGGGTCGAGCAGCTCGACGAGCGCAAGCGGTGGCGGATCGTCCACGACATCGTCATCATCGACTTCGACGGCGTCCTCGTCGTCGTCCTGA
- the mscL gene encoding large conductance mechanosensitive channel protein MscL yields the protein MIKGFKEFILRGNVIDLAVAVVIGAAFTAVVNAIVSAIINPLVEIFYKPNENGDLGPTITGIYGQQVTFPLGGLLTAIISFFAVAIVVYLVFVYPMNRWKAIAAARAGVGDAASEEPKLPTEQELLVQIRDLLERQNKA from the coding sequence GTGATCAAAGGATTCAAAGAGTTCATCCTCCGCGGCAACGTGATCGATCTGGCGGTCGCGGTCGTCATCGGCGCGGCCTTCACGGCGGTGGTCAATGCGATCGTGAGCGCGATCATCAACCCGCTGGTCGAGATCTTCTACAAGCCCAACGAGAACGGTGACCTCGGACCGACGATCACCGGGATCTACGGCCAGCAGGTGACCTTCCCCCTCGGCGGCCTGCTGACGGCGATCATCAGCTTCTTCGCCGTGGCCATCGTGGTCTACCTCGTCTTCGTCTATCCCATGAACCGGTGGAAGGCGATCGCCGCCGCCCGCGCCGGTGTCGGCGACGCGGCATCCGAGGAGCCGAAGCTCCCGACCGAGCAGGAGCTGCTCGTGCAGATCCGCGACCTGCTGGAGCGCCAGAACAAAGCCTGA